From the genome of Pseudomonas helvetica:
ATCAGCAGCAACAGCAGGCCGACGTTTTTCTCAATCGTTTCGTGTTTCATGGCGGACTCCTCAGGCCATCTGCGCCGCGGCGGCGACTTCGGCTGGCTGTGCGGCACGCACGGTGCGCCAGGTGTTGTAAGCCATCAGCAGCATGCCGCTGAAGAAGATCGCGCCGCCCACCAGTCGCACGACGTAACCTGGGTGGCTGGCCACCAGGGTTTCGACGAAGGAGTAGGTCAGCGTGCCGTCTTCGTTGACCGCGCGCCACATCAGGCCCTGGGCGATGCCGTTGACCCACATCGAGGCGATGTAGAGCACGGTGCCGATGGTGGCGAGCCAGAAGTGCGCGTTGATCAGGCCGAGGCTGTGCATCTGCGTGCGGCCGAAGACTTTCGGGATCATGTGGTACAGCGCGCCGATCGAAATCATTGCCACCCAGCCGAGTGCGCCGGCATGTACGTGGCCGATGGTCCAGTCGGTGTAGTGGGAGAGGGCGTTGACCGTCTTGATCGCCATCATCGGCCCTTCGAAGGTCGACATGCCGTAGAACGCCAGGGACACCACGAGGAAACGCAGGATCGGGTCGCTGCGTAACTTATGCCAGGCGCCCGAGAGGGTCATCATGCCGTTGATCATCCCGCCCCAGCTCGGTGCCAGCAGGATCAGCGACATCACCATGCCCAGCGACTGCGCCCAGTCCGGCAGCGCGGTGTAGTGCAAGTGGTGCGGGCCGGCCCAGATGTACAGGGTGATCAGTGCCCAGAAGTGCACGATCGACAGGCGATACGAGTACACCGGGCGTTCGGCCTGTTTCGGCACGAAGTAATACATCATCCCGAGGAAACCGGCGGTGAGGAAAAACCCTACCGCGTTGTGCCCGTACCACCACTGCACCATGGCATCCGTCGCACCGCCGTAGGCCGAGTAGGACTTGGTCCAGCTCACCGGCAGGGAGGCGTGGTTGACGATATGCAGGATGGCCACGGTGATGAT
Proteins encoded in this window:
- the ccoN gene encoding cytochrome-c oxidase, cbb3-type subunit I; this translates as MNTSLSTAYNYKVVRQFAIMTVVWGIVGMGLGVFLAAQLVWPELNFNLPWTSFGRLRPLHTNAVIFAFGGCALFAASFYSVQRTCQTQLFAPKIAAFCFWGWQLVIVLAAISLPLGYTTSKEYAELEWPIAILIAIVWVAYGVVFFGTLMKRKTKHIYVGNWFFGAFIITVAILHIVNHASLPVSWTKSYSAYGGATDAMVQWWYGHNAVGFFLTAGFLGMMYYFVPKQAERPVYSYRLSIVHFWALITLYIWAGPHHLHYTALPDWAQSLGMVMSLILLAPSWGGMINGMMTLSGAWHKLRSDPILRFLVVSLAFYGMSTFEGPMMAIKTVNALSHYTDWTIGHVHAGALGWVAMISIGALYHMIPKVFGRTQMHSLGLINAHFWLATIGTVLYIASMWVNGIAQGLMWRAVNEDGTLTYSFVETLVASHPGYVVRLVGGAIFFSGMLLMAYNTWRTVRAAQPAEVAAAAQMA